One Amaranthus tricolor cultivar Red isolate AtriRed21 chromosome 1, ASM2621246v1, whole genome shotgun sequence DNA window includes the following coding sequences:
- the LOC130808081 gene encoding uncharacterized protein LOC130808081, with the protein MEREIQIDEEEEQEEEPTTPIGINISRQSSTRSHEEQGEQQQQRQARGKRVNFQTIDEDEPVRQPFPAMPPPSGRAVSHVWSYFTKEPTENPDIFLCTCQICESQGVKPLVSYSFARGGGTGSFNKHLAKKHGITKETHAASGSGTTSGSRQTQWDIPITGMPFRYNRNDMIDEFFRYVICDEFCCFINNHGFLYFNHVFVVRFGGLISETLGMTLLFIV; encoded by the exons atggaaagagaaatacaaattgatgaagaagaagaacaagaagaggaaccaacgaccccaattgggataaatatatctcgacagtcatcaacaagatcacatgaagaacaaggagaacaacaacaacaaagacaagctcgtggtaaacgagtcaatttccaaactatcg atgaagatgaaccagtaagacaaccttttccggcaatgccacctcctagtggtagagctgtttcacatgtgtggtcgtatttcacaaaagaaccaaccgagaatccagatattttcttatgcacttgtcaaatttgtgaaagtcaaggagtaaagcccttagtttcatacagtttcgccagag gtggtggtacgggatcttttaacaaacatttggcaaagaagcatggaatcacaaaagaaactcatgcagcaagcgggagcgggaccacaagtggaagccgacagacacaatgggacattcccatcacaggtatgccttttagatacaatcgtaatgacatgattgatgaattttttaggtatgtaatttgtgatgaatt TTGTTGCTTCATTAATAATCATGGCTTTCTATACTTCAATCATGTATTTGTAGTTCGTTTTGGGGGTTTGATTAGTGAAACCCTAGGAATGACTTTGCTCTTCATTGTTTAG